The Rattus rattus isolate New Zealand chromosome X, Rrattus_CSIRO_v1, whole genome shotgun sequence genome has a window encoding:
- the Pdzd4 gene encoding PDZ domain-containing protein 4 isoform X4 yields MGCNMCVVQKPEEQYKVMLQEVELCKNSHQDKLGLMVCYRTDDEEDLGIYVGEVNPNSIAAKDGRIREGDRIIQINGMDVQNREEAVAILSQEENTNISLLVARPESQLAKRWKDSDRDDFLDDFGSENEGDLRTRKLKSPPVQQTGNDEKGAPDGGPGLSNSQDLDSGVGQTNGSTRKEESSEHDLLRDEPPSTTNTPGSLRKFGLQGDALQSRDFHFSMDSLLAEGAGLGGADLPGLTDEEYERYRELLEIKCHLENGNQLGIFFSRASSGNSALDVNRNESLGHEMAMLEEELRHLEFKCRNILRAQKMQQLRERCMKAWLLEEESLYDLAASEPKKHELSDISELPEKSDKDSTSAYNTGESCRSTPLLVEPLPESPLKRSAAGNSNLNRIPSGPPVITHLKAAPSPGSPAKFRSLSRDPEVGRRQHTEERVRRSTKTSVTLERVGPEGSPYLSRRHRGQEIEQYHSCVQLAPPRTLEDLSHGSLSLASGPRVGGVVAAAVEAPRMEWKVKVRSDGTRYVAKRPVRDRLLKARALKIREERSGMTTDDDAVSEMKMGRYWSKEERKQHLIRAREQRKRREFMMQSRLECLREQQNGDSKPELNIIALSHRKTMKKRNKKILDNWITIQEMLAHGARSADGKRIYNPLLSVTTV; encoded by the exons GTAAATCCCAACAGCATTGCAGCCAAAGATGGCCGGATCCGTGAGGGAGACAGAATCATCCAG ATTAATGGAATGGATGTCCAAAACCGAGAAGAGGCAGTAGCCATCCTGAGCCAGGAGGAGAACACCAACATCTCCCTGCTGGTGGCCCGGCCTGAGAGCCAG CTAGCAAAGCGGTggaaagacagtgacagagatgACTTCCTAGATGACTTTGGATCTGAGAATGAAGGGGACCTTCGTACCCGGAAGCTAAAGTCCCCCCCTGTCCAGCag ACTGGAAATGATGAGAAGGGGGCTCCTGATGGGGGCCCTGGCTTGAGCAACAGCCAGGACCTGGACAGCGGGGTAGGCCAGACTAATGGGAGTACCCGCAAAGAAGAGAGCTCTGAACATGACCTGCTCAGGGATGAACCTCCCAGCACCACCAACACCCCTGGAAGCCTGCGCAAGTTTGGTCTACAAGGGGATGCCCTACAGAGCAGGGACTTCCACTTCAGCATGGATTCTCTGCTAGCTGAGGGGGCAGGGCTGGGAGGGGCTGACCTGCCTGGGCTCACTGATGAGGAGTATGAACGCTACCGGGAGCTGCTAGAGATCAAGTGCCACCTGGAAAATGGCAACCAGCTGGGTATCTTCTTCTCCCGGGCCTCCAGTGGCAACAGTGCCCTAGATGTCAACCGCAATGAGAGCCTAGGCCATGAGATGGCCATGCTAGAGGAAGAGCTTCGGCACCTAGAGTTCAAGTGTCGCAATATTTTGCGGGCACAGAAGATGCAGCAGTTGCGGGAGCGCTGTATGAAGGCCTGGCTGCTGGAGGAAGAGAGTCTCTATGACCTGGCAGCCAGTGAGCCAAAAAAGCATGAGCTGTCTGATATCTCTGAActgccagagaaatcagacaaggaTAGTACCAGCGCCTACAACACTGGGGAGAGCTGCCGCAGCACTCCACTGCTTGTGGAGCCTCTGCCTGAGAGCCCCCTGAAGCGATCTGCTGCTGGCAATTCCAACTTGAACCGGATCCCTTCTGGCCCTCCTGTCATCACCCACCTCAAGGCTGCTCCTTCACCAGGGAGCCCAGCCAAGTTCCGATCACTTTCTCGGGATCCTGAAGTGGGTCGTAGACAACACACAGAAGAGCGTGTCCGCCGCAGCACCAAGACAAGTGTTACTCTGGAGCGTGTGGGCCCTGAAGGTAGCCCTTACCTCTCTAGGCGCCATCGTGGCCAGGAGATCGAGCAGTACCACAGCTGTGTGCAGTTGGCCCCGCCACGTACCCTGGAGGATCTGAGCCATGGCTCCTTGAGCTTGGCTAGTGGTCCTCGGGTGGGCGGGGTGGTGGCTGCAGCTGTTGAAGCACCCCGCATGGAGTGGAAAGTGAAGGTGCGAAGTGATGGGACCCGCTATGTGGCCAAGCGGCCTGTGCGAGATCGGCTGCTGAAGGCCAGAGCCCTGAAGATCCGAGAGGAGCGCAGTGGTATGACCACTGATGATGATGCAGTAAGTGAGATGAAGATGGGCCGCTACTGgagcaaagaagagaggaagcaacACCTGATTCGAGCACGGGAGCAAAGGAAGCGTCGTGAATTCATGATGCAAAGCCGTCTGGAGTGTCTAAGGGAGCAGCAGAACGGTGACAGCAAACCTGAGCTCAACATTATTGCGCTGAGCCACCGTAAGACCATGAAGAAGCGAAACAAGAAGATTCTGGACAACTGGATCACCATCCAGGAGATGCTGGCCCATGGTGCCCGCTCAGCTGATGGGAAAAGGATCTACAACCCTCTGCTCTCTGTCACCACTGTCTGA
- the Ssr4 gene encoding translocon-associated protein subunit delta isoform X1, producing MFRAACSLSLGREEAMAAMASFGALALLLLSGLSCCSAEACLEPQITPSYYTTSDAVISTETVFIVEISLTCKNRVQNMALYADVSGKQFPVTRGQDVGRYQVSWSLEHKSAHAGTYEVRFFDEESYSLLRKAQRNNEDVSIIPPLFTVSVDHRGTWNGPWVSTEVLAAAIGIVIYYLAFSAKSHIQA from the exons ATGTTCAGGGCGGCTTGCTCTCTTTCCCTCGGCAGAGAAGAGGCGATGGCGGCGATGGCATCTTTCGGCGCCCTGGCGCTACTCCTGCTGTCCGGCCTATCTTGCTGCTCAG CAGAGGCCTGCCTGGAACCCCAGATCACCCCTTCTTACTATACAACTTCAGATGCCGTCATTTCTACAGAGACTGTATTCATCGTGGAGATCTCACTGACCTGCAAAAACAGGGTCCAG AATATGGCTCTTTATGCCGACGTTAGTGGAAAACAATTTCCTGTAACCCGAGGCCAGGATGTGGGTCGATACCAG GTGTCCTGGAGCCTGGAGCACAAGAGCGCCCATGCAGGTACCTATGAGGTCAGATTCTTCGATGAAGAGTCCTACAGCCTCCTAAGGAAG GctcaaagaaataatgaagacGTTTCCATCATCCCACCACTGTTCACAGTCAGTGTGGACCATCGG ggtACCTGGAATGGGCCTTGGGTCTCCACGGAGGTGCTGGCTGCCGCAATTGGCATAGTGATCTACTACCTAGCTTTCAGTGCAAAGAGCCACATCCAGGCCTGA
- the Idh3g gene encoding isocitrate dehydrogenase [NAD] subunit gamma, mitochondrial isoform X1, producing the protein MLIRSLGTATLPWLACGLVLVGRRELTQARVHIGVSKGLPSPFPFFQPPSAKYGGRHTVTMIPGDGIGPELMLHVKSVFRHACVPVDFEEVHVSSNADEEDIPQCHHGHPRNRVALKGNIETNHNLPPSHKSRNNILRTSLDLYANVIHCKSLPGVVTRHKDIDILIVRENTEGEYSSLEHESVAGVVESLKIITKAKSLRIAEYAFKLAQESGRKKVTAVHKANIMKLGDGLFLQCCREVAARYPQITFDSMIVDNTTMQLVSRPQQFDVMVMPNLYGNIVNNVCAGLVGGPGLVAGANYGHVYAVFETATRNTGKSIANKNIANPTATLLASCMMLDHLKLHSYATSIRKAVLASMDNENMHTPDIGGQGTTSQAIQDIIRHIRIINGRAVEA; encoded by the exons ATGCTGATCAGGAGCCTCGGGACAGCAACTCTGCCTTGGCTGGCCTGTGGATTGGTGCTGGTGGGAAGAAGGGAACTGACTCAAGCCAGGGTGCACATTGGGGTATCCAAGGGCTTACCTTCACCATTTCCCTTCTTCCAGCCTCCGTCTGCTAAGTATGGTGGGCGGCATACAGTGACTATGATTCCAGGGGATGGCATCGGCCCGGAGCTCATGTTGCATGTTAAGTCGGTATTCAG gcatgcatgtgtgccagTGGACTTCGAAGAGGTGCATGTAAGCTCCAACGCTGATGAGGAGGACATCCCACAATGCCATCATGGCCATCCGCGGAACCGTGTGGCTCTAAAGG GCAACATCGAAACAAATCATAACCTGCCACCATCCCACAAATCCCGGAACAACATCCTTCG TACCAGCCTAGACCTCTATGCCAACGTCATCCACTGTAAGAGTCTGCCAGGAGTGGTGACCCGGCACAAGGACATAGACATCCTCATTGTGCGGGAAAACACAGAAGGCGAGTACAGCAGCCTGGAGCATGAG AGTGTAGCAGGAGTGGTGGAGAGCTTGAAGATTATCACCAAAGCCAAGTCCCTGCGCATTGCTGAATATGCTTTCAAGCTGGCCCAGGAGAGTGGGCGTAAGAAAGTGACGGCTGTGCACAAGGCCAACATCAT GAAACTGGGTGATGGACTCTTCCTCCAGTGTTGCAGGGAAGTGGCAGCCCGCTACCCTCAGATCACCTTTGATAGCATGATTGTGGACAACACAACAATGCAG CTGGTATCCCGGCCTCAGCAGTTTGATGTCATGGTGATGCCTAATCTCTATGGTAACATTGTCAACAACGTCTGTGCAGGGCTAGTTGGAGGCCCAGGCCTTGTGGCTGGGGCCAACTAtggccatgtgtatgcagtatTCGAGACA GCTACAAGGAACACAGGCAAAAGTATTGCCAATAAGAACATTGCTAACCCTACTGCCACATTGCTAGCAAGTTGCATGATGCTAGACCACCTCAA GCTCCATTCCTATGCCACCTCCATCCGAAAAGCTGTCTTAGCATCCATGGACAATGAAAAT ATGCATACCCCAGACATTGGAGGCCAGGGCACCACATCCCAAGCCATCCAGGACATCATTCGTCACATCCGCATCATTAATGGACGGGCTGTGGAGGCCTAG
- the Idh3g gene encoding isocitrate dehydrogenase [NAD] subunit gamma, mitochondrial isoform X4 has translation MIPGDGIGPELMLHVKSVFRHACVPVDFEEVHVSSNADEEDIPQCHHGHPRNRVALKGNIETNHNLPPSHKSRNNILRTSLDLYANVIHCKSLPGVVTRHKDIDILIVRENTEGEYSSLEHESVAGVVESLKIITKAKSLRIAEYAFKLAQESGRKKVTAVHKANIMKLGDGLFLQCCREVAARYPQITFDSMIVDNTTMQLVSRPQQFDVMVMPNLYGNIVNNVCAGLVGGPGLVAGANYGHVYAVFETATRNTGKSIANKNIANPTATLLASCMMLDHLKLHSYATSIRKAVLASMDNENMHTPDIGGQGTTSQAIQDIIRHIRIINGRAVEA, from the exons ATGATTCCAGGGGATGGCATCGGCCCGGAGCTCATGTTGCATGTTAAGTCGGTATTCAG gcatgcatgtgtgccagTGGACTTCGAAGAGGTGCATGTAAGCTCCAACGCTGATGAGGAGGACATCCCACAATGCCATCATGGCCATCCGCGGAACCGTGTGGCTCTAAAGG GCAACATCGAAACAAATCATAACCTGCCACCATCCCACAAATCCCGGAACAACATCCTTCG TACCAGCCTAGACCTCTATGCCAACGTCATCCACTGTAAGAGTCTGCCAGGAGTGGTGACCCGGCACAAGGACATAGACATCCTCATTGTGCGGGAAAACACAGAAGGCGAGTACAGCAGCCTGGAGCATGAG AGTGTAGCAGGAGTGGTGGAGAGCTTGAAGATTATCACCAAAGCCAAGTCCCTGCGCATTGCTGAATATGCTTTCAAGCTGGCCCAGGAGAGTGGGCGTAAGAAAGTGACGGCTGTGCACAAGGCCAACATCAT GAAACTGGGTGATGGACTCTTCCTCCAGTGTTGCAGGGAAGTGGCAGCCCGCTACCCTCAGATCACCTTTGATAGCATGATTGTGGACAACACAACAATGCAG CTGGTATCCCGGCCTCAGCAGTTTGATGTCATGGTGATGCCTAATCTCTATGGTAACATTGTCAACAACGTCTGTGCAGGGCTAGTTGGAGGCCCAGGCCTTGTGGCTGGGGCCAACTAtggccatgtgtatgcagtatTCGAGACA GCTACAAGGAACACAGGCAAAAGTATTGCCAATAAGAACATTGCTAACCCTACTGCCACATTGCTAGCAAGTTGCATGATGCTAGACCACCTCAA GCTCCATTCCTATGCCACCTCCATCCGAAAAGCTGTCTTAGCATCCATGGACAATGAAAAT ATGCATACCCCAGACATTGGAGGCCAGGGCACCACATCCCAAGCCATCCAGGACATCATTCGTCACATCCGCATCATTAATGGACGGGCTGTGGAGGCCTAG
- the Ssr4 gene encoding translocon-associated protein subunit delta isoform X2: MFRAACSLSLGREEAMAAMASFGALALLLLSGLSCCSEACLEPQITPSYYTTSDAVISTETVFIVEISLTCKNRVQNMALYADVSGKQFPVTRGQDVGRYQVSWSLEHKSAHAGTYEVRFFDEESYSLLRKAQRNNEDVSIIPPLFTVSVDHRGTWNGPWVSTEVLAAAIGIVIYYLAFSAKSHIQA; this comes from the exons ATGTTCAGGGCGGCTTGCTCTCTTTCCCTCGGCAGAGAAGAGGCGATGGCGGCGATGGCATCTTTCGGCGCCCTGGCGCTACTCCTGCTGTCCGGCCTATCTTGCTGCTCAG AGGCCTGCCTGGAACCCCAGATCACCCCTTCTTACTATACAACTTCAGATGCCGTCATTTCTACAGAGACTGTATTCATCGTGGAGATCTCACTGACCTGCAAAAACAGGGTCCAG AATATGGCTCTTTATGCCGACGTTAGTGGAAAACAATTTCCTGTAACCCGAGGCCAGGATGTGGGTCGATACCAG GTGTCCTGGAGCCTGGAGCACAAGAGCGCCCATGCAGGTACCTATGAGGTCAGATTCTTCGATGAAGAGTCCTACAGCCTCCTAAGGAAG GctcaaagaaataatgaagacGTTTCCATCATCCCACCACTGTTCACAGTCAGTGTGGACCATCGG ggtACCTGGAATGGGCCTTGGGTCTCCACGGAGGTGCTGGCTGCCGCAATTGGCATAGTGATCTACTACCTAGCTTTCAGTGCAAAGAGCCACATCCAGGCCTGA
- the Idh3g gene encoding isocitrate dehydrogenase [NAD] subunit gamma, mitochondrial isoform X3, with amino-acid sequence MALKVAIAAGSAAKAIFKPALLCRPWEVLAAHEAPRRSISSPPSAKYGGRHTVTMIPGDGIGPELMLHVKSVFRHACVPVDFEEVHVSSNADEEDIPQCHHGHPRNRVALKGNIETNHNLPPSHKSRNNILRTSLDLYANVIHCKSLPGVVTRHKDIDILIVRENTEGEYSSLEHESVAGVVESLKIITKAKSLRIAEYAFKLAQESGRKKVTAVHKANIMKLGDGLFLQCCREVAARYPQITFDSMIVDNTTMQLVSRPQQFDVMVMPNLYGNIVNNVCAGLVGGPGLVAGANYGHVYAVFETATRNTGKSIANKNIANPTATLLASCMMLDHLKLHSYATSIRKAVLASMDNENMHTPDIGGQGTTSQAIQDIIRHIRIINGRAVEA; translated from the exons ATGGCGCTGAAGGTGGCGATAGCTGCTGGCAGTGCTGCAAAGGCAATATTCAAGCCAGCTCTCCTCTGCCGTCCTTGGGAG GTTCTGGCTGCCCATGAGGCCCCCCGAAGGAGCATTTCCTCA CCTCCGTCTGCTAAGTATGGTGGGCGGCATACAGTGACTATGATTCCAGGGGATGGCATCGGCCCGGAGCTCATGTTGCATGTTAAGTCGGTATTCAG gcatgcatgtgtgccagTGGACTTCGAAGAGGTGCATGTAAGCTCCAACGCTGATGAGGAGGACATCCCACAATGCCATCATGGCCATCCGCGGAACCGTGTGGCTCTAAAGG GCAACATCGAAACAAATCATAACCTGCCACCATCCCACAAATCCCGGAACAACATCCTTCG TACCAGCCTAGACCTCTATGCCAACGTCATCCACTGTAAGAGTCTGCCAGGAGTGGTGACCCGGCACAAGGACATAGACATCCTCATTGTGCGGGAAAACACAGAAGGCGAGTACAGCAGCCTGGAGCATGAG AGTGTAGCAGGAGTGGTGGAGAGCTTGAAGATTATCACCAAAGCCAAGTCCCTGCGCATTGCTGAATATGCTTTCAAGCTGGCCCAGGAGAGTGGGCGTAAGAAAGTGACGGCTGTGCACAAGGCCAACATCAT GAAACTGGGTGATGGACTCTTCCTCCAGTGTTGCAGGGAAGTGGCAGCCCGCTACCCTCAGATCACCTTTGATAGCATGATTGTGGACAACACAACAATGCAG CTGGTATCCCGGCCTCAGCAGTTTGATGTCATGGTGATGCCTAATCTCTATGGTAACATTGTCAACAACGTCTGTGCAGGGCTAGTTGGAGGCCCAGGCCTTGTGGCTGGGGCCAACTAtggccatgtgtatgcagtatTCGAGACA GCTACAAGGAACACAGGCAAAAGTATTGCCAATAAGAACATTGCTAACCCTACTGCCACATTGCTAGCAAGTTGCATGATGCTAGACCACCTCAA GCTCCATTCCTATGCCACCTCCATCCGAAAAGCTGTCTTAGCATCCATGGACAATGAAAAT ATGCATACCCCAGACATTGGAGGCCAGGGCACCACATCCCAAGCCATCCAGGACATCATTCGTCACATCCGCATCATTAATGGACGGGCTGTGGAGGCCTAG
- the Idh3g gene encoding isocitrate dehydrogenase [NAD] subunit gamma, mitochondrial isoform X2, with protein sequence MALKVAIAAGSAAKAIFKPALLCRPWEVLAAHEAPRRSISSQQTIPPSAKYGGRHTVTMIPGDGIGPELMLHVKSVFRHACVPVDFEEVHVSSNADEEDIPQCHHGHPRNRVALKGNIETNHNLPPSHKSRNNILRTSLDLYANVIHCKSLPGVVTRHKDIDILIVRENTEGEYSSLEHESVAGVVESLKIITKAKSLRIAEYAFKLAQESGRKKVTAVHKANIMKLGDGLFLQCCREVAARYPQITFDSMIVDNTTMQLVSRPQQFDVMVMPNLYGNIVNNVCAGLVGGPGLVAGANYGHVYAVFETATRNTGKSIANKNIANPTATLLASCMMLDHLKLHSYATSIRKAVLASMDNENMHTPDIGGQGTTSQAIQDIIRHIRIINGRAVEA encoded by the exons ATGGCGCTGAAGGTGGCGATAGCTGCTGGCAGTGCTGCAAAGGCAATATTCAAGCCAGCTCTCCTCTGCCGTCCTTGGGAG GTTCTGGCTGCCCATGAGGCCCCCCGAAGGAGCATTTCCTCA CAACAAACAATT CCTCCGTCTGCTAAGTATGGTGGGCGGCATACAGTGACTATGATTCCAGGGGATGGCATCGGCCCGGAGCTCATGTTGCATGTTAAGTCGGTATTCAG gcatgcatgtgtgccagTGGACTTCGAAGAGGTGCATGTAAGCTCCAACGCTGATGAGGAGGACATCCCACAATGCCATCATGGCCATCCGCGGAACCGTGTGGCTCTAAAGG GCAACATCGAAACAAATCATAACCTGCCACCATCCCACAAATCCCGGAACAACATCCTTCG TACCAGCCTAGACCTCTATGCCAACGTCATCCACTGTAAGAGTCTGCCAGGAGTGGTGACCCGGCACAAGGACATAGACATCCTCATTGTGCGGGAAAACACAGAAGGCGAGTACAGCAGCCTGGAGCATGAG AGTGTAGCAGGAGTGGTGGAGAGCTTGAAGATTATCACCAAAGCCAAGTCCCTGCGCATTGCTGAATATGCTTTCAAGCTGGCCCAGGAGAGTGGGCGTAAGAAAGTGACGGCTGTGCACAAGGCCAACATCAT GAAACTGGGTGATGGACTCTTCCTCCAGTGTTGCAGGGAAGTGGCAGCCCGCTACCCTCAGATCACCTTTGATAGCATGATTGTGGACAACACAACAATGCAG CTGGTATCCCGGCCTCAGCAGTTTGATGTCATGGTGATGCCTAATCTCTATGGTAACATTGTCAACAACGTCTGTGCAGGGCTAGTTGGAGGCCCAGGCCTTGTGGCTGGGGCCAACTAtggccatgtgtatgcagtatTCGAGACA GCTACAAGGAACACAGGCAAAAGTATTGCCAATAAGAACATTGCTAACCCTACTGCCACATTGCTAGCAAGTTGCATGATGCTAGACCACCTCAA GCTCCATTCCTATGCCACCTCCATCCGAAAAGCTGTCTTAGCATCCATGGACAATGAAAAT ATGCATACCCCAGACATTGGAGGCCAGGGCACCACATCCCAAGCCATCCAGGACATCATTCGTCACATCCGCATCATTAATGGACGGGCTGTGGAGGCCTAG